A stretch of Porites lutea chromosome 5, jaPorLute2.1, whole genome shotgun sequence DNA encodes these proteins:
- the LOC140937337 gene encoding uncharacterized protein, whose translation MTLNVTLASDSDGWNKIVNEQLVVELAKDKRLKVSGFVPRNTQEQKDHAESINIKLVDAEDFFGYPAIELLAHPPDSLDIDILLIHSVGPALGRQAQVIKKHKKCKWAQVVHIACEDVHEFSKSADKNDRKLQAELCGKADVIIAIGPKVAEECKRFLRCYGKHGDVFELTPGIIENPHIRQVYEDTGTFYVLFSGSWIYFEAKGGDIAAQAIKFLNASSYHLIVALRPCERENEEKIKQALHDEGIDHHQVSVRISESHQDWWKWLCEVDLIIKPSRAEGFGMSGLLAISANLPVLISTYSGLGVVLKKMSSGKKHVVESRDPQVWADRIREIKEKGKETRWMEAEELRKEYMMQFSWKEQCDQLVEKFSGMVQQVDVEDSNLEKNEKASHQDESQALKRLSTKVKEIPLTVFSQVCVKLNVKQMGFNDFRMLAEKVGLKRYETENIDQRYQNPTEEIVNVWSQKGQATVAKLIEWLKEDSFQRIDVVEILEGWVNERPSQ comes from the exons ATGACACTAAATGTGACATTAGCCTCTGACAGTGATGGTTGGAATAAAATTGTTAATGAACAGCTAGTGGTTGAATTGGCCAAGGACAAACGACTTAAAGTAAGTGGATTTGTCCCCCGTAATACACAGGAACAGAAAGATCATGCAGAGAGTATAAACATCAAACTTGTGGATGCCGAGGATTTCTTTGGTTACCCAGCAATTGAACTTTTGGCACATCCTCCTGATAGTCTTGATATTGATATTCTGTTGATACATTCAGTTGGGCCTGCTCTTGGACGGCAAGCACAAGTTATAAAGAAACACAAGAAGTGCAAGTGGGCACAAGTTGTCCATATAGCTTGTGAGGATGTTCATGAATTCTCAAAAAGTGCAGATAAAAATGATCGTAAACTTCAGGCTGAGTTGTGTGGAAAGGCTGATGTTATCATTGCTATTGGTCCAAAGGTTGCTGAAGAATGCAAACGTTTCCTACGCTGCTATGGAAAGCATGGAGATGTCTTTGAGTTAACACCTGGAATTATTGAAAACCCTCATATTCGTCAAGTATATGAAGATACAGGCACATTTTATGTTTTGTTCAGTGGCTCGTGGATATATTTTGAAGCAAAGGGAGGGGACATTGCTGCCCAAGCAATCAAGTTCCTCAATGCATCATCCTACCACTTGATAGTTGCCCTAAGGCCTTGTGAGAGGGAGAATGAGGAAAAGATTAAGCAGGCCTTACATGACGAGGGCATTGACCATCACCAAGTCAGCGTAAGAATCTCTGAGAGTCATCAAGACTGGTGGAAATGGCTGTGTGAGGTAGATCTGATCATTAAACCATCAAGAGCTGAAGGATTTGGAATGAGTGGCCTTCTTGCTATTTCAGCCAACCTTCCTGTTCTGATCAGCACATACAGTGGACTTGGTGTTGTTCTGAAGAAGATGTCCTCTGGGAAAAAGCACGTGGTGGAATCCAGAGATCCACAGGTTTGGGCTGACAGAATACGAGAGAtcaaagaaaaaggtaaagaaacGCGCTGGATGGAAGCTGAGGAGCTGAGAAAAGAATATATGATGCAATTCAGTTGGAAGGAACAGTGCGATCAATTGGTGGAGAAATTTTCTGGAATGGTCCAGCAAGTTGATG TTGAAGATTCAAaccttgaaaaaaatgaaaaggcaAGCCACCAGGATGAGAGCCAGGCACTAAAGAGGCTGTCCACAAAAGTCAAGGAAATACCTCTAACTGTGTTTTCCCAGGTCTGTGTGAAGTTGAACGTCAAACAAATGGGTTTTAATGACTTCAGAATGCTTGCAGAGAAAGTTGGATTAAAAAGGTATGAGACAGAAAACATAGATCAAAGATATCAAAACCCCACTGAAGAAATTGTGAACGTGTGGTCACAGAAGGGACAAGCAACAGTTGCAAAATTGATTGAGTGGTTGAAGGAGGATAGTTTTCAAAGGATTGATGTAGTAGAAATCCTTGAGGGCTGGGTCAATGAAAGACCATCGCAGTGA
- the LOC140937651 gene encoding uncharacterized protein, which translates to MEAKTESDISSLGTEDSSYIPSKKEGILKLLLATNTEGWKIMLNDQLVIELANNPRVKVYRLVPRSTQEQRDQAKKSNIELVNAKKRIGYSEEELIAYPPDDLDIDILIMHSYGHNLGKQAQDIKEKKNCKWVHVVHTISAELANYMQKVSSTDAANPDWLSDHELQLALCEEADIIIAIGPKVADAYKGALRHCGKHKDVITMTPGIIHDLASVHTVCEGGEKFHVMISATYPSKYFRVKGCDIAATAITLLKDLSYNLIFVVLPNDNAEVLRSQLKGLISLSQFTVKHVPRSTENWRKELCQVDLVILPSAEGFGTSCVRAISAGVPVLSSGNSGFGMALKKLPSGKMHVLDSEDPQEWANKIRELRNKGLTQLADEAKQLREEYMRQYCWKDQCDKLVDKMMEIVPSKEESQKVGVEHTEKITQAVKYTESGMQQLEIKNLGEQEHDPVDEGDKNPDSRMGQENEECLESEVDKLHMPHHEEGIGVTKTSVEETGLTDQKSDSLGQTNFAHDAVDGGVSLQTKRSRLSTNVKNIPYALLGRICLKLNTISDLHFNDFRMLGELMEIERDFIEFCAQPRNSNPTHKILTRWWQKTREPTVEKLIEMLKNEHMQRMDVVEILEDWVEKGDSKYL; encoded by the exons ATGGAAGCCAAAACCGAAAGCGACATTTCATCATTGGGAACCGAAG ATTCAAGTTATATCCCTTCAAAGAAGGAAGGCATACTTAAGTTACTGCTCGCCACAAATACTGAGGGCTGGAAGATCATGCTAAATGATCAGTTAGTAATTGAACTGGCCAACAACCCAAGAGTGAAGGTGTATAGACTTGTACCAAGGAGCACTCAAGAACAGAGAGACCAGGCTAAGAAGTCAAATATTGAACTGGTTAATGCAAAAAAGAGGATTGGTTATTCTGAAGAGGAGCTTATTGCATACCCTCCTGACGATCTCGATATTGATATTCTCATCATGCACTCTTATGGGCATAACCTTGGAAAACAAGCCCAAGatataaaggaaaaaaagaattgCAAGTGGGTTCATGTTGTTCATACCATCAGTGCAGAACTGGCGAATTACATGCAGAAAGTATCCAGCACAGATGCAGCCAATCCAGATTGGTTGTCAGATCATGAATTGCAGTTAGCTCTTTGTGAAGAAGCTGACATAATCATTGCCATTGGTCCTAAAGTAGCTGATGCTTACAAAGGCGCTCTTCGTCACTGTGGAAAGCACAAAGATGTGATTACTATGACACCTGGAATCATCCATGATCTAGCTAGTGTTCACACAGTTTGTGAGGGTGGAGAAAAGTTCCATGTCATGATCAGTGCAACATATCCATCAAAGTATTTCAGAGTTAAAGGCTGTGACATTGCAGCCACAGCAATCACATTATTGAAAGACTTATCATACAATCTTATATTTGTTGTTTTACCCAATGACAATGCTGAAGTTCTGAGAAGTCAACTTAAGGGGTTAATCAGTTTAAGTCAATTCACTGTCAAACATGTCCCAAGGAGCACTGAAAATTGGAGAAAGGAGCTTTGCCAAGTTGATCTTGTCATCTTGCCTTCAGCAGAGGGTTTTGGAACAAGTTGTGTCCGTGCCATTTCTGCAGGTGTCCCTGTCCTCAGCAGTGGAAACAGTGGATTTGGTATGGCACTTAAAAAGTTGCCATCAGGAAAAATGCATGTATTGGATTCGGAAGACCCACAGGAATGGGCCAACAAGATCAGGGAACTCAGGAACAAGGGACTAACACAACTGGCTGATGAGGCAAAGCAGCTTCGGGAAGAGTACATGAGACAATATTGCTGGAAAGACCAATGTGATAAACTTGTAGACAAAATGATGGAGATTGTCCCAAGCAAAGAAG agaGCCAAAAAGTGGGAGTTGAGCATACAGAGAAGATTACACAAGCAGTGAAGTACACTGAGAGTGGAATGCAACAATTAGAAATCAAGAATTTGGGGGAGCAAGAACATGACCCTGTAGATGAGGGAGATAAGAATCCAGACAGCAGGATGGGGCAAGAGAATGAGGAATGTCTTGAATCTGAGGTGGACAAACTGCACATGCCACATCACGAGGAGGGCATTGGCGTTACAAAGACAAGTGTAGAAGAGACTGGTCTTACAGATCAGAAATCTGATTCTTTGGGCCAAACGAACTTTGCACATGATGCAGTCGATGGAGGTGTTAGTCTGCAAACGAAGAGGTCGAGATTGTCAACCAATGTCAAAAACATTCCTTATGCTCTTCTTGGTAGGATCTGCTTGAAACTGAATACAATAAGTGACCTTCACTTCAACGATTTTCGAATGCTTGGGGAGCTAATGGAAATTGAAAGAGACTTTATAGAATTTTGTGCACAGCCGCGAAACTCAAATCCGACCCATAAAATTCTTACGCGTTGGTGGCAAAAAACTCGAGAACCAACTGTGGAGAAACTTATTGAAATGTTAAAGAACGAACACATGCAGAGGATGGACGTCGTAGAGATTCTGGAGGACTGGGTTGAAAAGGGAGATTCAAAATACCTGTAA
- the LOC140936775 gene encoding uncharacterized protein, with the protein MEVDQQRVSDKQPKLKVTLASDNEGWDIAVNAQLILELAANPRVKLSGLLPKGITEKQNKDAKKLGIELFEAKDIPVLLPSDTLAFPPDSLEIDVVIFHSYGRYLGRQAQIVRERKSCKWLHVIHTVCEELAKFSDTPAELITEHEVQIELSKIADVVIGVGPKVAAAYRLALQPSGKDKDVIDLTPGIFYNLIGARPTKEEGEKFHVLMSGSLKYFKVKGCDIAAKAIKLLNSASYKYHLTFIVKPKENVAEITEALQNEGIDSNHFTVEVSNGAEDWSNLLCKVDLLIKPSRAEGFGVSGLRAISADLPLLASNCCGLGVALQKLPSGNKHVVESEDPQVWADKIREVKEKGSKTNQLEAEELRSEYEKQFNWKEQCDKLVTQMLSLISEK; encoded by the exons ATGGAAGTAGACCAACAAAGAG TATCAGATAAACAGCCAAAACTGAAGGTCACTTTGGCTTCAGATAATGAGGGATGGGACATTGCTGTGAATGCGCAGTTGATCCTTGAGCTTGCTGCTAACCCACGAGTTAAACTCAGTGGACTCTTGCCAAAAGGCATCactgagaaacaaaacaagGATGCTAAAAAGTTGGGTATTGAGCTTTTTGAGGCAAAGGATATACCTGTTCTTTTACCAAGTGACACGCTGGCTTTCCCACCTGATAGTCTTGAAATTGATGTCGTGATTTTTCATTCTTATGGACGTTACCTTGGACGGCAAGCACAAATCGTCAGGGAAAGGAAAAGTTGCAAATGGCTTCATGTTATTCACACTGTTTGTGAAGaacttgccaaattttcagaCACACCAGCAGAGCTTATAACTGAGCATGAAGTCCAAATTGAGCTGTCTAAAATTGCCGACGTTGTGATCGGAGTTGGACCAAAAGTAGCTGCTGCCTATCGATTAGCACTGCAGCCAAGTGGAAAAGATAAAGATGTAATCGACCTAACACCTGGAATCTTTTACAACTTGATCGGTGCTCGGCCAACAAAAGAGGAAGGAGAGAAGTTCCATGTACTGATGAGTGGATCACTGAAGTACTTTAAAGTAAAGGGATGTGACATTGCTGCCAAGGCGATCAAGTTACTGAACAGTGCATCCTACAAATACCACCTCACATTTATTGTGAAGCCCAAGGAAAATGTTGCAGAGATAACAGAGGCCTTGCAGAATGAGGGAATTGATTCCAACCATTTTACCGTGGAAGTCTCAAATGGTGCAGAAGATTGGAGCAACTTACTTTGTAAGGTAGATCTTCTCATCAAGCCATCGAGAGCAGAAGGCTTTGGAGTGAGTGGTCTTCGTGCCATTTCTGCAGATCTGCCACTCCTAGCCAGTAACTGCTGTGGACTGGGCGTGGCCCTCCAGAAGCTGCCATCTGGAAACAAGCATGTGGTGGAATCTGAAGACCCACAGGTTTGGGCTGACAAAATACGAGAAGTCAAAGAAAAGGGGTCAAAAACAAACCAGTTGGAAGCTGAGGAGCTGAGAAGTGAATATGAGAAGCAGTTCAACTGGAAGGAACAGTGTGATAAGCTGGTCACACAAATGTTATCTTTGATTTCAGAAAAGTGA
- the LOC140937064 gene encoding D-inositol 3-phosphate glycosyltransferase-like codes for MVNGQLESTLALDDRVLVTGFVPGNTLQQREHARELNIDLFDAKFISGYSPTELLAYPPDDLNIDILMMHSYGRDVGRQAQIIKDTKNCKWVLVVHTVSEELEKYAQKAASRAAVNEPISEHELQVKLCEKADLVVAVGPKVAEAYKAALRYCGKQDSVFTLMPKISSEFLGVRQSSDTKSWDTGEKFRILISGSAKYFKVKGCDIAAKAINLLQDSSYHLILVVLQDDNIAEIQQAMYEEGINVKQLTVRRCSGTTEVWHKLLCEVDLLIKPSRTEGFGMSGLRAISAGLPLLVSRSCGLGIALKSLPSGRNHVVDSDEPKIWADKIKEVREKGFKTCHVHAEQLRSEYTTRFLWEEQIDHLLRIFSEMVAQNQERVIAEADRVDGRFLDEDINPSIQESNQDVSGRDRLDAMAVARQVDTLKRSHVLSTKVRDLPVQVYKQICEQLNVKRDEKFDDFRILAEKLGFSREQIRHFESKDDPTDEILTSWSLASGEATVGKLIELLNGEDLERWDVAKTLEHWVDEQNFHT; via the exons ATGGTGAATGGCCAATTAGAAAGTACACTGGCTCTGGATGATAGAGTCCTTGTCACTGGATTTGTACCAGGAAACACTCTGCAGCAAAGAGAACATGCCAGGGAGTTAAATATTGacctttttgatgcaaaattCATTTCTGGCTATTCACCAACAGAGTTGTTGGCCTATCCTCCTGATGATCTAAACATTGACATTTTGATGATGCATTCTTATGGGCGTGATGTTGGGCGACAAGCTCAGATCATTAAGGACACTAAGAACTGTAAGTGGGTTCTTGTTGTGCATACAGTAAGTGAGGAACTGGAAAAATATGCACAAAAAGCAGCCTCAAGGGCAGCTGTGAACGAACCAATATCTGAACATGAGCTACAGGTGAAACTCTGTGAGAAGGCTGATCTTGTTGTTGCTGTGGGCCCAAAAGTTGCAGAAGCTTACAAGGCAGCTTTGCGATACTGTGGTAAACAGGATAGCGTTTTTACCCTCATGCCAAAAATTTCAAGTGAATTTCTAGGTGTGCGTCAGTCATCAGACACCAAGTCCTGGGATACAGGTGAAAAGTTCCGTATACTGATCAGTGGTTCTGCCAAGTATTTTAAAGTCAAGGGATGTGACATTGCAGCTAAAGCTATCAATCTACTGCAAGATTCATCTTATCATCTGATTCTTGTTGTACTCCAAGATGATAACATCGCTGAAATTCAGCAAGCCATGTATGAGGAAGGAATCAATGTGAAACAACTGACAGTGCGGAGATGTTCTGGGACCACAGAAGTGTGGCACAAATTGCTTTGTGAGGTAGATCTTCTCATCAAGCCATCAAGAACAGAAGGCTTTGGAATGAGTGGTCTCAGGGCTATTTCTGCTGGTCTTCCCCTCCTTGTCAGCAGAAGTTGTGGGCTTGGCATTGCCTTGAAGAGTTTACCCTCTGGTAGAAACCATGTGGTTGATTCTGATGAGCCAAAAATTTGGGCTGATAAGATCAAAGAAGTCAGGGAAAAGGGCTTCAAGACTTGCCACGTTCATGCTGAGCAGCTAAGAAGTGAATATACAACAAGATTTCTGTGGGAGGAACAAATTGACCACTTGTTGAGAATATTTTCAGAGATGGTAGCACAAAATCAGG AAAGAGTTATTGCTGAAGCTGACCGGGTCGATGGAAGGTTTCTTGATGAGGATATCAACCCAAGTATTCAAGAGTCAAACCAAGATGTGAGTGGTCGTGATAGATTGGATGCAATGGCAGTGGCCCGACAGGTAGATACCTTAAAGAGAAGTCATGTATTGTCAACTAAAGTGCGTGACTTGCCTGTGCAAGTTTATAAACAGATTTGTGAGCAGTTGAATGTCAAGCGAGATGAGAAATTTGATGACTTCAGGATTCTTGCTGAGAAACTTGGATTCTCAAGGGAACAAATACGCCATTTTGAGTCGAAAGATGACCCCACCGATGAAATTCTGACGTCGTGGTCTTTAGCAAGTGGTGAAGCAACGGTGGGAAAGCTGATTGAATTGTTGAATGGGGAGGACCTTGAACGATGGGACGTGGCAAAGACTCTTGAGCACTGGGTAGACGAACAGAACTTCCATACTTAA